From a single Miscanthus floridulus cultivar M001 chromosome 8, ASM1932011v1, whole genome shotgun sequence genomic region:
- the LOC136477996 gene encoding phosphatidylinositol/phosphatidylcholine transfer protein SFH9-like isoform X2 — protein MSEGNVDSIDISVSNDERRNRADAEISEDEPRHTRMRSLRKKALHASTRLTHSLKKRGKRKVDCRVPRIAIEDVRDAEEEQAVSSFREVLFARGLLPVKHDDYHMMLRFLKARKFDFEKAAQMWADMLQWRKEFGTDTIFEDFEFHELEEVLQYYPHSYHGVDKEGRPVYIELLGKVEPNKLVQITTVERYMKYHVQEFERAFREKFPACSISAKRHIDTTTTILDVHGVGWKNFSKIARDLVRCMQKIDGDYYPETLHQMFIVNAGPGFKLIWSTVKGLLDPKTSSKIHVLGTKYQSRLLEAIDASQLPEYFGGSCSCSNHRGCLRSNKGPWSDPSIMKLVHSMESLKEVGQVSDIEETVTGSVRLRALKLSERISDTSNAESGSDVDDLGSPVAPEDVEYPSLAPVREEARESGSATYSGLIGMSHMADKAVGSNRRYNSTGNEIRQFNTEQGSLINGGLPAPGRRAPNDGLGNDDGFLKYISRRVVAVFLEVLSFLRFFIRRRQHLENVHSRTATAPSNLADLQTIKEDRVNPCLERLDRLESMFNQLSRKPPELPQDKDRAIQDSFDRIKSIEFDLEKTKKVLHATVIKQMQMAETLESVTEPDLRRRKFCI, from the exons GAGGGGGAAGAGAAAAGTGGACTGCAGAGTGCCAAGGATAGCTATAGAGGATGTCAGGGATGCTGAAGAAGAGCAGGCGGTGAGCTCGTTTCGGGAGGTTTTGTTTGCTAGGGGCTTGTTACCAGTCAAGCATGATGATTATCATATGATGCTTAG ATTTTTGAAGGCGAGGAAGTTCGATTTTGAAAAAGCAGCACAGATGTGGGCGGACATGCTGCAGTGGAGAAAGGAGTTTGGTACTGACACCATTTTTGAA GATTTTGAATTTCATGAGCTGGAGGAGGTCCTGCAATATTATCCTCATAGTTACCATGGGGTTGACAAGGAAGGAAGGCCTGTCTACATTGAGTTGCTTGGGAAAGTTGAACCCAACAAGCTTGTACAAATTACGACAGTTGAGCGCTATATGAAGTATCATGTACAAGAGTTCGAGAGAGCTTTCAGGGAGAAATTCCCTGCATGCTCAATTTCTGCCAAAAGGCATATAGATACTACAACTACGATATTGGATGTCCACGGTGTG GGCTGGAAAAACTTTAGCAAGATTGCGAGGGATTTGGTGCGTTGTATGCAAAAAATAGATGGTGACTATTATCCTGAG ACACTACATCAAATGTTTATTGTAAATGCGGGACCAGGTTTCAAGCTGATATGGAGCACTGTTAAGGGACTTCTTGATCCCAAAACGTCATCTAAAATACAT GTTCTAGGAACAAAATATCAAAGCAGACTTCTTGAAGCTATTGATGCAAG TCAATTGCCGGAGTACTTTGGTGGTTCATGCTCGTGTTCTAACCACAGAGGGTGCCTGAGGTCTAACAAAGGCCCCTGGAGCGATCCTTCAATCATGAAG CTTGTACATAGCATGGAGTCGTTGAAGGAAGTTGGGCAAGTATCTGATATAGAAGAAACAGTTACAGGCTCCGTGAGATTGCGTGCTCTCAAG TTATCAGAACGAATTAGTGACACATCAAATGCTGAATCAGGTTCAGATGTTGATGATCTTGGATCCCCTGTGGCTCCTGAAGATGTTGAATATCCTAGTTTGGCCCCAGTTCGAGAGGAA GCGAGGGAATCAGGATCTGCAACGTACAGTGGTTTGATTGGCATGTCTCATATGGCGGATAAAGCTGTAGGATCCAACAGGAGATACAACTCTACTGGAAATGAAATTAGGCAGTTCAATACAGAACAAGGTTCCCTGATAAATGGGGGTTTACCTGCGCCTG GTCGGCGTGCCCCAAATGATGGTTTAGGCAATGATGATGGGTTCTTGAAATATATATCAAGAAGAGTCGTTGCTGTATTTCTTGAAGTACTATCATTTTTGCGGTTCTTCATTCGTCGACGACAACACTTGGAAAACGTTCATTCACGTACTGCAACTGCACCCAGTAACCTGGCAGATCTTCAGACAATTAAGGAAGATCGTGTAAATCCTTGCCTGGAGCGTCTTGATCGACTTGAGTCAATGTTTAATCAGCTGAGCAGAAAGCCTCCAGAGCTTCCACAGGACAAGGATCGGGCCATACAAGATTCTTTTGACAGGATAAAGTCCATTGAGTTTGATCTGGAGAAGACAAAGAAG GTATTGCATGCAACAGTTATCAAACAAATGCAGATGGCAGAAACCTTGGAATCTGTAACAGAGCCTGATCTTAGG CGGAGGAAATTTTGTATATAA
- the LOC136477996 gene encoding phosphatidylinositol/phosphatidylcholine transfer protein SFH13-like isoform X1, with protein MSEGNVDSIDISVSNDERRNRADAEISEDEPRHTRMRSLRKKALHASTRLTHSLKKRGKRKVDCRVPRIAIEDVRDAEEEQAVSSFREVLFARGLLPVKHDDYHMMLRFLKARKFDFEKAAQMWADMLQWRKEFGTDTIFEDFEFHELEEVLQYYPHSYHGVDKEGRPVYIELLGKVEPNKLVQITTVERYMKYHVQEFERAFREKFPACSISAKRHIDTTTTILDVHGVGWKNFSKIARDLVRCMQKIDGDYYPETLHQMFIVNAGPGFKLIWSTVKGLLDPKTSSKIHVLGTKYQSRLLEAIDASQLPEYFGGSCSCSNHRGCLRSNKGPWSDPSIMKLVHSMESLKEVGQVSDIEETVTGSVRLRALKLSERISDTSNAESGSDVDDLGSPVAPEDVEYPSLAPVREEARESGSATYSGLIGMSHMADKAVGSNRRYNSTGNEIRQFNTEQGSLINGGLPAPAGRRAPNDGLGNDDGFLKYISRRVVAVFLEVLSFLRFFIRRRQHLENVHSRTATAPSNLADLQTIKEDRVNPCLERLDRLESMFNQLSRKPPELPQDKDRAIQDSFDRIKSIEFDLEKTKKVLHATVIKQMQMAETLESVTEPDLRRRKFCI; from the exons GAGGGGGAAGAGAAAAGTGGACTGCAGAGTGCCAAGGATAGCTATAGAGGATGTCAGGGATGCTGAAGAAGAGCAGGCGGTGAGCTCGTTTCGGGAGGTTTTGTTTGCTAGGGGCTTGTTACCAGTCAAGCATGATGATTATCATATGATGCTTAG ATTTTTGAAGGCGAGGAAGTTCGATTTTGAAAAAGCAGCACAGATGTGGGCGGACATGCTGCAGTGGAGAAAGGAGTTTGGTACTGACACCATTTTTGAA GATTTTGAATTTCATGAGCTGGAGGAGGTCCTGCAATATTATCCTCATAGTTACCATGGGGTTGACAAGGAAGGAAGGCCTGTCTACATTGAGTTGCTTGGGAAAGTTGAACCCAACAAGCTTGTACAAATTACGACAGTTGAGCGCTATATGAAGTATCATGTACAAGAGTTCGAGAGAGCTTTCAGGGAGAAATTCCCTGCATGCTCAATTTCTGCCAAAAGGCATATAGATACTACAACTACGATATTGGATGTCCACGGTGTG GGCTGGAAAAACTTTAGCAAGATTGCGAGGGATTTGGTGCGTTGTATGCAAAAAATAGATGGTGACTATTATCCTGAG ACACTACATCAAATGTTTATTGTAAATGCGGGACCAGGTTTCAAGCTGATATGGAGCACTGTTAAGGGACTTCTTGATCCCAAAACGTCATCTAAAATACAT GTTCTAGGAACAAAATATCAAAGCAGACTTCTTGAAGCTATTGATGCAAG TCAATTGCCGGAGTACTTTGGTGGTTCATGCTCGTGTTCTAACCACAGAGGGTGCCTGAGGTCTAACAAAGGCCCCTGGAGCGATCCTTCAATCATGAAG CTTGTACATAGCATGGAGTCGTTGAAGGAAGTTGGGCAAGTATCTGATATAGAAGAAACAGTTACAGGCTCCGTGAGATTGCGTGCTCTCAAG TTATCAGAACGAATTAGTGACACATCAAATGCTGAATCAGGTTCAGATGTTGATGATCTTGGATCCCCTGTGGCTCCTGAAGATGTTGAATATCCTAGTTTGGCCCCAGTTCGAGAGGAA GCGAGGGAATCAGGATCTGCAACGTACAGTGGTTTGATTGGCATGTCTCATATGGCGGATAAAGCTGTAGGATCCAACAGGAGATACAACTCTACTGGAAATGAAATTAGGCAGTTCAATACAGAACAAGGTTCCCTGATAAATGGGGGTTTACCTGCGCCTG CAGGTCGGCGTGCCCCAAATGATGGTTTAGGCAATGATGATGGGTTCTTGAAATATATATCAAGAAGAGTCGTTGCTGTATTTCTTGAAGTACTATCATTTTTGCGGTTCTTCATTCGTCGACGACAACACTTGGAAAACGTTCATTCACGTACTGCAACTGCACCCAGTAACCTGGCAGATCTTCAGACAATTAAGGAAGATCGTGTAAATCCTTGCCTGGAGCGTCTTGATCGACTTGAGTCAATGTTTAATCAGCTGAGCAGAAAGCCTCCAGAGCTTCCACAGGACAAGGATCGGGCCATACAAGATTCTTTTGACAGGATAAAGTCCATTGAGTTTGATCTGGAGAAGACAAAGAAG GTATTGCATGCAACAGTTATCAAACAAATGCAGATGGCAGAAACCTTGGAATCTGTAACAGAGCCTGATCTTAGG CGGAGGAAATTTTGTATATAA